Genomic segment of Chiloscyllium plagiosum isolate BGI_BamShark_2017 unplaced genomic scaffold, ASM401019v2 scaf_10416, whole genome shotgun sequence:
NNNNNNNNNNNNNNNNNNNNNNNNNNNNNNNNNNNNNNNNNNNNNNNNNNNNNNNNNNNNNNNNNNNNNNNNNNNNNNNNNNNNNNNNNNNNNNNNNNNNNNNNNNNNNNNNNNNNNNNNNNNNNNNNNNNNNNNNNNNNNNNNNNNNNNNNNNNNNNNNNNNNNNNNNNNNNNNNNNNNNNNNNNNNNNNNNNNNNNNNNNNNNNNNNNNNNNNNNNNNNNNNNNNNNNNNNNNNNNNNNNNNNNNNNNNNNNNNNNNNNNNNNNNNNNNNNNNNNNNNNNNNNNNNNNNNNNNNNNNNNNNNNNNNNNNNNNNNNNNNNNNNNNNNNNNNNNNNNNNNNNNNNNNNNNNNNNNNNNNNNNNNNNNNNNNNNNNNNNNNNNNNNNNNNNNNNNNNNNNNNNNNNNNNNNNNNNNNNNNNNNNNNNNNNNNNNNNNNNNNNNNNNNNNNNNNNNNNNNNNNNNNNNNNNNNNNNNNNNNNNNNNNNNNNNNNNNNNNNNNNNNNNNNNNNNNNNNNNNNNNNNNNNNNNNNNNNNNNNNNNNNNNNNNNNNNNNNNNNNNNNNNNNNNNNNNNNNNNNNNNNNNNNNNNNNNNNNNNNNNNNNNNNNNNNNNNNNNNNNNNNNNNNNNNNNNNNNNNNNNNNNNNNNNNNNNNNNNNNNNNNNNNNNNNNNNNNNNNNNNNNNNNNNNNNNNNNNNNNNNNNNNNNNNNNNNNNNNNNNNNNNNNNNNNNNNNNNNNNNNNNNNNNNNNNNNNNNNNNNNNNNNNNNNNNNNNNNNNNNNNNNNNNNNNNNNNNNNNNNNNNNNNNNNNNNNNNNNNNNNNNNNNNNNNNNNNNNNNNNNNNNNNNNNNNNNNNNNNNNNNNNNNNNNNNNNNNNNNNNNNNNNNNNNNNNNNNNNNNNNNNNNNNNNNNNNNNNNNNNNNNNNNNNNNNNNNNNNNNNNNNNNNNNNNNNNNNNNNNNNNNNNNNNNNNNNNNNNNNNNNNNNNNNNNNNNNNNNNNNNNNNNNNNNNNNNNNNNNNNNNNNNNNNNNNNNNNNNNNNNNNNNNNNNNNNNNNNNNNNNNNNNNNNNNNNNNNNNNNNNNNNNNNNNNNNNNNNNNNNNNNNNNNNNNNNNNNNNNNNNNNNNNNNNNNNNNNNNNNNNNNNNNNNNNNNNNNNNNNNNNNNNNNNNNNNNNNNNNNNNNNNNNNNNNNNNNNNNNNNNNNNNNNNNNNNNNNNNNNNNNNNNNNNNNNNNNNNNNNNNNNNNNNNNNNNNNNNNNNNNNNNNNNNNNNNNNNNNNNNNNNNNNNNNNNNNNNNNNNNNNNNNNNNNNNNNNNNNNNNNNNNNNNNNNNNNNNNNNNNNNNNNNNNNNNNNNNNNNNNNNNNNNNNNNNNNNNNNNNNNNNNNNNNNNNNNNNNNNNNNNNNNNNNNNNNNNNNNNNNNNNNNNNNNNNNNNNNNNNNNNNNNNNNNNNNNNNNNNNNNNNNNNNNNNNNNNNNNNNNNNNNNNNNNNNNNNNNNNNNNNNNNNNNNNNNNNNNNNNNNNNNNNNNNNNNNNNNNNNNNNNNNNNNNNNNNNNNNNNNNNNNNNNNNNNNNNNNNNNNNNNNNNNNNNNNNNNNNNNNNNNNNNNNNNNNNNNNNNNNNNNNNNNNNNNNNNNNNNNNNNNNNNNNNNNNNNNNNNNNNNNNNNNNNNNNNNNNNNNNNNNNNNNNNNNNNNNNNNNNNNNNNNNNNNNNNNNNNNNNNNNNNNNNNNNNNNNNNNNNNNNNNNNNNNNNNNNNNNNNNNNNNNNNNNNNNNNNNNNNNNNNNNNNNNNNNNNNNNNNNNNNNNNNNNNNNNNNNNNNNNNNNNNNNNNNNNNNNNNNNNNNNNNNNNNNNNNNNNNNNNNNNNNNNNNNNNNNNNNNNNNNNNNNNNNNNNNNNNNNNNNNNNNNNNNNNNNNNNNNNNNNNNNNNNNNNNNNNNNNNNNNNNNNNNNNNNNNNNNNNNNNNNNNNNNNNNNNNNNNNNNNNNNNNNNNNNNNNNNNNNNNNNNNNNNNNNNNNNNNNNNNNNNNNNNNNNNNNNNNNNNNNNNNNNNNNNNNNNNNNNNNNNNNNNNNNNNNNNNNNNNNNNNNNNNNNNNNNNNNNNNNNNNNNNNNNNNNNNNNNNNNNNNNNNNNNNNNNNNNNNNNNNNNNNNNNNNNNNNNNNNNNNNNNNNNNNNNNNNNNNNNNNNNNNNNNNNNNNNNNNNNNNNNNNNNNNNNNNNNNNNNNNNNNNNNNNNNNNNNNNNNNNNNNNNNNNNNNNNNNNNNNNNNNNNNNNNNNNNNNNNNNNNNNNNNNNNNNNNNNNNNNNNNNNNNNNNNNNNNNNNNNNNNNNNNNNNNNNNNNNNNNNNNNNNNNNNNNNNNNNNNNNNNNNNNNNNNNNNNNNNNNNNNNNNNNNNNNNNNNNNNNNNNNNNNNNNNNNNNNNNNNNNNNNNNNNNNNNNNNNNNNNNNNNNNNNNNNNNNNNNNNNNNNNNNNNNNNNNNNNNNNNNNNNNNNNNNNNNNNNNNNNNNNNNNNNNNNNNNNNNNNNNNNNNNNNNNNNNNNNNNNNNNNNNNNNNNNNNNNNNNNNNNNNNNNNNNNNNNNNNNNNNNNNNNNNNNNNNNNNNNNNNNNNNNNNNNNNNNNNNNNNNNNNNNNNNNNNNNNNNNNNNNNNNNNNNNNNNNNNNNNNNNNNNNNNNNNNNNNNNNNNNNNNNNNNNNNNNNNNNNNNNNNNNNNNNNNNNNNNNNNNNNNNNNNNNNNNNNNNNNNNNNNNNNNNNNNNNNNNNNNNNNNNNNNNNNNNNNNNNNNNNNNNNNNNNNNNNNNNNNNNNNNNNNNNNNNNNNNNNNNNNNNNNNNNNNNNNNNNNNNNNNNNNNNNNNNNNNNNNNNNNNNNNNNNNNNNNNNNNNNNNNNNNNNNNNNNNNNNNNNNNNNNNNNNNNNNNNNNNNNNNNNNNNNNNNNNNNNNNNNNNNNNNNNNNNNNNNNNNNNNNNNNNNNNNNNNNNNNNNNNNNNNNNNNNNNNNNNNNNNNNNNNNNNNNNNNNNNNNNNNNNNNNNNNNNNNNNNNNNNNNNNNNNNNNNNNNNNNNNNNNNNNNNNNNNNNNNNNNNNNNNNNNNNNNNNNNNNNNNNNNNNNNNNNNNNNNNNNNNNNNNNNNNNNNNNNNNNNNNNNNNNNNNNNNNNNNNNNNNNNNNNNNNNNNNNNNNNNNNNNNNNNNNNNNNNNNNNNNNNNNNNNNNNNNNNNNNNNNNNNNNNNNNNNNNNNNNNNNNNNNNNNNNNNNNNNNNNNNNNNNNNNNNNNNNNNNNNNNNNNNNNNNNNNNNNNNNNNNNNNNNNNNNNNNNNNNNNNNNNNNNNNNNNNNNNNNNNNNNNNNNNNNNNNNNNNNNNNNNNNNNNNNNNNNNNNNNNNNNNNNNNNNNNNNNNNNNNNNNNNNNNNNNNNNNNNNNNNNNNNNNNNNNNNNNNNNNNNNNNNNNNNNNNNNNNNNNNNNNNNNNNNNNNNNNNNNNNNNNNNNNNNNNNNNNNNNNNNNNNNNNNNNNNNNNNNNNNNNNNNNNNNNNNNNNNNNNNNNNNNNNNNNNNNNNNNNNNNNNNNNNNNNNNNNNNNNNNNNNNNNNNNNNNNNNNNNNNNNNNNNNNNNNNNNNNNNNNNNNNNNNNNNNNNNNNNNNNNNNNNNNNNNNNNNNNNNNNNNNNNNNNNNNNNNNNNNNNNNNNNNNNNNNNNNNNNNNNNNNNNNNNNNNNNNNNNNNNNNNNNNNNNNNNNNNNNNNNNNNNNNNNNNNNNNNNNNNNNNNNNNNNNNNNNNNNNNNNNNNNNNNNNNNNNNNNNNNNNNNNNNNNNNNNNNNNNNNNNNNNNNNNNNNNNNNNNNNNNNNNNNNNNNNNNNNNNNNNNNNNNNNNNNNNNNNNNNNNNNNNNNNNNNNNNNNNNNNNNNNNNNNNNNNNNNNNNNNNNNNNNNNNNNNNNNNNNNNNNNNNNNNNNNNNNNNNNNNNNNNNNNNNNNNNNNNNNNNNNNNNNNNNNNNNNNNNNNNNNNNNNNNNNNNNNNNNNNNNNNNNNNNNNNNNNNNNNNNNNNNNNNNNNNNNNNNNNNNNNNNNNNNNNNNNNNNNNNNNNNNNNNNNNNNNNNNNNNNNNNNNNNNNNNNNNNNNNNNNNNNNNNNNNNNNNNNNNNNNNNNNNNNNNNNNNNNNNNNNNNNNNNNNNNNNNNNNNNNNNNNNNNNNNNNNNNNNNNNNNNNNNNNNNNNNNNNNNNNNNNNNNNNNNNNNNNNNNNNNNNNNNNNNNNNNNNNNNNNNNNNNNNNNNNNNNNNNNNNNNNNNNNNNNNNNNNNNNNNNNNNNNNNNNNNNNNNNNNNNNNNNNNNNNNNNNNNNNNNNNNNNNNNNNNNNNNNNNNNNNNNNNNNNNNNNNNNNNNNNNNNNNNNNNNNNNNNNNNNNNNNNNNNNNNNNNNNNNNNNNNNNNNNNNNNNNNNNNNNNNNNNNNNNNNNNNNNNNNNNNNNNNNNNNNNNNNNNNNNNNNNNNNNNNNNNNNNNNNNNNNNNNNNNNNNNNNNNNNNNNNNNNNNNNNNNNNNNNNNNNNNNNNNNNNNNNNNNNNNNNNNNNNNNNNNNNNNNNNNNNNNNNNNNNNNNNNNNNNNNNNNNNNNNNNNNNNNNNNNNNNNNNNNNNNNNNNNNNNNNNNNNNNNNNNNNNNNNNNNNNNNNNNNNNNNNNNNNNNNNNNNNNNNNNNNNNNNNNNNNNNNNNNNNNNNNNNNNNNNNNNNNNNNNNNNNNNNNNNNNNNNNNNNNNNNNNNNNNNNNNNNNNNNNNNNNNNNNNNNNNNNNNNNNNNNNNNNNNNNNNNNNNNNNNNNNNNNNNNNNNNNNNNNNNNNNNNNNNNNNNNNNNNNNNNNNNNNNNNNNNNNNNNNNNNNNNNNNNNNNNNNNNNNNNNNNNNNNNNNNNNNNNNNNNNNNNNNNNNNNNNNNNNNNNNNNNNNNNNNNNNNNNNNNNNNNNNNNNNNNNNNNNNNNNNNNNNNNNNNNNNNNNNNNNNNNNNNNNNNNNNNNNNNNNNNNNNNNNNNNNNNNNNNNNNNNNNNNNNNNNNNNNNNNNNNNNNNNNNNNNNNNNNNNNNNNNNNNNNNNNNNNNNNNNNNNNNNNNNNNNNNNNNNNNNNNNNNNNNNNNNNNNNNNNNNNNNNNNNNNNNNNNNNNNNNNNNNNNNNNNNNNNNNNNNNNNNNNNNNNNNNNNNNNNNNNNNNNNNNNNNNNNNNNNNNNNNNNNNNNNNNNNNNNNNNNNNNNNNNNNNNNNNNNNNNNNNNNNNNNNNNNNNNNNNNNNNNNNNNNNNNNNNNNNNNNNNNNNNNNNNNNNNNNNNNNNNNNNNNNNNNNNNNNNNNNNNNNNNNNNNNNNNNNNNNNNNNNNNNNNNNNNNNNNNNNNNNNNNNNNNNNNNNNNNNNNNNNNNNNNNNNNNNNNNNNNNNNNNNNNNNNNNNNNNNNNNNNNNNNNNNNNNNNNNNNNNNNNNNNNNNNNNNNNNNNNNNNNNNNNNNNNNNNNNNNNNNNNNNNNNNNNNNNNNNNNNNNNNNNNNNNNNNNNNNNNNNNNNNNNNNNNNNNNNNNNNNNNNNNNNNNNNNNNNNNNNNNNNNNNNNNNNNNNNNNNNNNNNNNNNNNNNNNNNNNNNNNNNNNNNNNNNNNNNNNNNNNNNNNNNNNNNNNNNNNNNNNNNNNNNNNNNNNNNNNNNNNNNNNNNNNNNNNNNNNNNNNNNNNNNNNNNNNNNNNNNNNNNNNNNNNNNNNNNNNNNNNNNNNNNNNNNNNNNNNNNNNNNNNNNNNNNNNNNNNNNNNNNNNNNNNNNNNNNNNNNNNNNNNNNNNNNNNNNNNNNNNNNNNNNNNNNNNNNNNNNNNNNNNNNNNNNNNNNNNNNNNNNNNNNNNNNNNNNNNNNNNNNNNNNNNNNNNNNNNNNNNNNNNNNNNNNNNNNNNNNNNNNNNNNNNNNNNNNNNNNNNNNNNNNNNNNNNNNNNNNNNNNNNNNNNNNNNNNNNNNNNNNNNNNNNNNNNNNNNNNNNNNNNNNNNNNNNNNNNNNNNNNNNNNNNNNNNNNNNNNNNNNNNNNNNNNNNNNNNNNNNNNNNNNNNNNNNNNNNNNNNNNNNNNNNNNNNNNNNNNNNNNNNNNNNNNNNNNNNNNNNNNNNNNNNNNNNNNNNNNNNNNNNNNNNNNNNNNNNNNNNNNNNNNNNNNNNNNNNNNNNNNNNNNNNNNNNNNNNNNNNNNNNNNNNNNNNNNNNNNNNNNNNNNNNNNNNNNNNNNNNNNNNNNNNNNNNNNNNNNNNNNNNNNNNNNNNNNNNNNNNNNNNNNNNNNNNNNNNNNNNNNNNNNNNNNNNNNNNNNNNNNNNNNNNNNNNNNNNNNNNNNNNNNNNNNNNNNNNNNNNNNNNNNNNNNNNNNNNNNNNNNNNNNNNNNNNNNNNNNNNNNNNNNNNNNNNNNNNNNNNNNNNNNNNNNNNNNNNNNNNNNNNNNNNNNNNNNNNNNNNNNNNNNNNNNNNNNNNNNNNNNNNNNNNNNNNNNNNNNNNNNNNNNNNNNNNNNNNNNNNNNNNNNNNNNNNNNNNNNNNNNNNNNNNNNNNNNNNNNNNNNTCCCACCTCAACCCAACCCAACTCATCCCACCCCAACTCATCCCAATCCAGCTCAACTCAATCCAACTCATCCCAACTCAATTCAAATCAACTCAATCCAACTGAACTCATCCAGCCCAGCACACCCCACCCCAACACAGCACTATCCAGCCGAAAAACCGAAAACACTTATCGCCCGTGCTTGTTGCCAACTCAGTAAAGGCCAGCTCATCTTTCTAAATGTAGCAACTCCCTATgtccgggggtggggggagccaTGATGGCAGCAACATATTGACCCTGCCCCCGTCCAGCCCCGTACCCACTGCCCCGTTTCCCGTGAAGACAGCGGACTTACTCTGAGAGCGCATGTCGACCGAGAAGGGTGGGAAGCAGGGGATGACACTGAGTGCTCCCATGGTCTCCAGAATACCACTCTGAAGGCCAAAGAGCACCAGGACCACGATGATGCAGATGAACTTGCCCTGGAGGCCGTAGCCATGGAGCGAGTTCTTGGTAGCCTTGTAGTACAAGAGGTATCCGTAGAAAGAGACAAAGGTGGACACACCAATGATGATGTTGACGTAGGAGTTGGGGTTAATGAAAGCGACCTGTGGACAACAGAGAAATGTCACTGCtgactgttcagcccatcaggtaTGCTGACCCTGCCACACACCTGTGGCTCATCTTGGGCTACTTTCCCACGTGATCCTTTGATTCCCCTGTGGGACCAGACCCCTGTCTCTCCCTGTGGGAccagatctctgtctctcccctgtGGACCCAGACCCCTGTCGCTCCCCTGTGGGACCAGACCCCTGTCTCTCCCCTGTGGGACCAGACCCCTGTCTCTCCCTGTGGAACctgatctctgtctctcccctgtGGACCCAGGCCCCTGTCTCTCCCCTGTGGGACCACACCCCTGTCTCTCCCCTGCGAGAccagatctctgtctctcccctgtGGGACCACACCCCTGTCTCTCCCCTGTGGGACCAGACCGCTGTCTCTCCCCTGTGGGACCACACCCCTGTCTCTCCCCTGTGGGACCAGACCCCTGTCTCTCCCCTGTAGGACCAGACCCCTGTCTCTCCCCTGCGAGACCAGACCCCTGTCTCTCCCCTGTGGGACCAGACCCCTGTCTCTCCCCTGTGGGAccagatctctgtctctcccctgtGGACCCAGACCCCTGTCCCTCCCCTGTGGGAACAGACCCCTGTCTCTCCCCTGTGGGACCACACCCCTGTCTCCCCTGCGAGACCAGACCCCTGTCTCTCCCCTGTGGGACTAGACCCCTGTCTCTCCCCTGTGCGACCaggtctctgtctctcccctgcGAGACTAGACCCCTGTCTCTCCCCTGTGGGACCAGACCCCTGTCTCTCCCCTGTGGGACCAGACCCCTGTCTCTCCACTGTGGGAccagatctctgtctctcccctgtGGGACCACACCCCTGTCTCTCCCCTGTGGGACCAGACCCCTGTCTCTCCCCTGTGGGACCACCACACCCCTGTCCCTCCCCTGTGGGACCAGATCTCTATCTCTCCCCTGCGGGACCACACCCCTGTCCCTCCCCTGTGGGACCACACCCCTGTCACTCCCCTGTGGGACCACACCCCTGTCTCTCCCCTGTGGGAccagatctctgtctctcccctgtGGACCCAGACCCCTGTCTCTCCCCTGTGGGACCAGACCCCTGTCTCTCCCCTGTGGGACCACACCCCTGTCCCTCCCCTGTGGGACCACACGCCTGTCTCTCCCCTGTGGGATCAGACCCCTGTCTCTCCCCTGTGGGACCAGACCCCTGTCTCTCCCCCACGAGACCACACCCCTGTCTCTCCCCTGTGGGAtcagatctctgtctctcccccacGAGACCACACCCCTGTCTCTCCCCTGTGGGATCAGACCCCTGTCTCTCCCCCACGAGACCACACCCCTGTCTCTCCCCTGTCTCTCCCCCACGAGACCACACCCCTGTCTCTCCCTTGCGGGACCAGATCTGGGCCCACATCGCTTGGTGGGGAGGTTACATACTTACACCCACTGGCCTGTCACCCTGCTGCTCTCGATATCTCTTGACCTCACCTCCACCCCCGTATAGCGTCTttgggcgggggtgggggtgggaggagctGTGGGTTCCCTGTTCCTCACCCTCTCTCAGTCCTTCCCCATTCACCCCTCTCTTGATCTCTCTGTTGAGTCGTGCTCACTTTCCAAGAAGCTACGACCTGACTGAACAGCGAACGGACCAGGCCTGAAGCCTGCGGTTACCTGGTCTTCTTCCTCGTTTGTACGTCCTTCAGTAACCAGATCCtgtcccccaccccctcacacacacatacccatccCTCAGAGGCTAGCAGCTCCACTAGGTCCTCTTcctgtttgatggggggacagtgtagagggagctttactttgtctctaaccccgtgctgtccctgtcctgggagtgtttgatggggggacagtgtagagggagctttactctgtatctaaccccgtgctgtccctgtccctgggatgggggggacagtgtagagggagctttactctgtccctcaccccttgctgtccctgtccctgggatggggggacagtgtagagggagctttactctgtccctcaccccgtgctgtccctgtccctgggagtgtttgatggcggATGTGTGGAGGATGcagaaaaacagaaacagaatgactCCAATGTGGTGTGTCCGATTTGGAAGTTTATTTGAAGACAGTTTAATCGTTTTGTCTGAGACAATATGAAACCAGGTCAGTCTGTGTTCCTCCATAACGTGGACCACACATTCAACACGTACAGCTGGAAGGGTATTGACCAGTCACTGCGGTTATACTGGGAGGGCACTGTGGGGACTTCACCCCAATAACAGCCTGGAGGAGGgcggaggggctgaatggcctcctgttcctgtgtaacagcctggaggagggaggggctgaatggcctcctgtgtaacaggctggagggtgtCTGGGTCGGCCTCTCTGTCAGTAACAGGTCCCACACAACAACAACTTGTCATGACATTGCTGCCACTGACTTAGAAAACTGGCAAACATCTGCCAGGGGAGCACTGTGGGAGGCTGTACACAGACCGgccagggagggggagagggggagagagggagggagagggggggcANNNNNNNNNNNNNNNNNNNNNNNNNNNNNNNNNNNNNNNNNNNNNNNNNNNNNNNNNNNNNNNNNNNNNNNNNNNNNNNNNNNNNNNNNNNNNNNNNNNNNNNNNNNNNNNNNNNNNNNNNNNNNNNNNNNNNNNNNNNNNNNNNNNNNNNNNNNNNNNNNNNNNNNNNNNNNNNNNNNNNNNNNNNNNNNNNNNNNNNNNNNNNNNNNNNNNNNNNNNNNNNNNNNNNNNNNNNNNNNNNNNNNNNNNNNNNNNNNNNNNNNNNNNNNNNNNNNNNNNNNNNNNNNNNNNNNNNNNNNNNNNNNNNNNNNNNNNNNNNNNNNNNNNNNNNNNNNNNNNNNNNNNNNNNNNNNNNNNNNNNNNNNNNNNNNNNNNNNNNNNNNNNNNNNNNNNNNNNNNNNNNNNNNNNNNNNNNNNNNNNNNNNNNNNNNNNNNNNNNNNNNNNNNNNNNNNNNNNNNNNNNNNNNNNNNNNNNNNNNNNNNNNNNNNNNNNNNNNNNNNNNNNNNNNNNNNNNNNNNNNNNNNNNNNNNNNNNNNNNNNNNNNNNNNNNNNNNNNNNNNNNNNNNNNNNNNNNNNNNNNNNNNNNNNNNNNNNNNNNNNNNNNNNNNNNNNNNNNNNNNNNNNNNNNNNNNNNNNNNNNNNNNNNNNNNNNNNNNNNNNNNNNNNNNNNNNNNNNNNNNNNNNNNNNNNNNNNNNNNNNNNNNNNNNNNNNNNNNNNNNNNNcctctcgctctctctctattGCTCCCTGTCTATCAGCCTGTCTCTGTCTCctactctgtttttctctcactctccttctctctgtctctttcttacTTTCTTTCCTTCTCGTACTCTCTGTCGATGTGCATCCCTCTCCATCGCCCTcagtctccctcactccctctccttctctcttcccCCCTTCCCTACTCTCTCTCATTCCCcctcctgcctctgcctctctctctctctctctctgtgtagaGACACTCACCTGTTGATAGTGATCATtggcaaacagcagaagcagcagcaTGGGAAGGGATTGGGGGAGACCAGCTGTCCATTAAGCAGCTCCAACATCTGCCTCTTCCCACCAAAGAAATCCCTGATCAGCCCCAGGAACTtccagagggtgatggagtgGTAgctgagggaaggagagagagagggagactcaCTCAGAGAGGTGGGCGTGTGCGAGGACTGAGGAAATCGGACTGGAAACGTAAATTGGAAAACCGAGATTTCAATTATCATGTTGGAATTTTAAAAGTGTGTTTGCACTGGAAGGAAAAGGGGAACGATGTGCTTCCATTTTCCACACGAGCATATGAAGTTTTGAGAAGCTGGATTTCCTACATCAGAGTATGGGAAAGAAAATGTGGAACTCGAGGCCAGACCTAGGTCCAACTGACCGGCTGCCACCGTCACGACCATGTGATCCCAGATCAGCCAAGGAAGTGGCGAGCAAGCCCCTCATAGGTCCATACGGGTCGGCACCCAGATCCGCGATATTCCCGGTTGGCGTCGCCCGCTCGGCCTGTTCTGTTTGCGAGCAAACGCGTGTGGCGTTGAAATTTTTTAAGATCTGCACGTCAGCCATGAGCAACTGGGGCAGAGATTACAGGCTGCAACCGATAATCTCAGCGGCTCtgacagcatccagggagagggagagagagagagaacctttcaggtccggtgaccctctATCAGTTCAGAACTGAAGAACACAGACATTACAGCagggtacaggcccttcggccctcgatgttgcgccaacatgtgaaattaatctgatgcccatctaacccacaGTGTCCATTATTATCCACacgtatgtccaatgcccatttaaatgcccttagtgCCAGAGAGTCTGctacacccttaccactctccgagtaaagaaactacctctgacgtctgtcctatatctataacccccaaaatttaaagctatgccccctcgtgctagccatcaccatctgaggaaaaaggctctaaccctctgattatcttctgcgtctcaattaagtcacctctcaaccttcttctctccaacgaaaacagcctcagttccctcagcctttcctcgtaagaccttccttccacaccaggcaacatcctggtcaatctcctctgagccctttccaacgcttccacatcctggctataatgcggcgaccagaactgcacgcaatactcttAAGTGNNNNNNNNNNNNNNNNNNNNNNNNNNNNNNNNNNNNNNNNNNNNNNNNNNNNNNNNNNNNNNNNNNNNNNNNNNNNNNNNNNNNNNNNNNNNNNNNNNNNNNNNNNNNNNNNNNNNNNNNNNNNNNNNNNNNNNNNNNNNNNNNNNNNNNNNNNNNNNNNNNNNNNNNNNNNNNNNNNNNNNNNNNNNNNNNNNNNNNNNNNNNNNNNNNNNNNNNNNNNNNNNNNNNNNNNNNNNNNNNNNNNNNNNNNNNNNNNNNNNNNNNNNNNNNNNNNNNNNNNNNNNNNNNNNNNNNNNNNNNNNNNNNNNNNNNNNNNNNNNNNNNNNNNNNNNNNNNNNNNNNNNNNNNNNNNNNNNNNNNNNNNNNNNNNNNNNNNNNNNNNNNNNNNNNNNNNNNNNNNNNNNNNNNNNNNNNNNNNNNNNNNNNNNNNNNNNNNNNNNNNNNNNNNNNNNNNNNNNNNNNNNNNNNNNNNNNNNNNNNNNNNNNNNNNNNNNNNNNNNNNNNNNNNNNNNNNNNNNNNNNNNNNNNNNNNNNNNNNNNNNNNNNNNNNNNNNNNNNNNNNNNNNNNNNNNNNNNNNNNNNNNNNNNNNNNNNNNNNNNNNNNNNNNNNNNNNNNNNNNNNNNNNNNNNNNNNNNNNNNNNNNNNNNNNNNNNNNNNNNNNNNNNNNNNNNNNNNNNNNNNNNNNNNNNNNNNNNNNNNNNNNNNNNNNNNNNNNNNNNNNNNNNNNNNNNNNNNNNNNNNNNNNNNNNNNNNNNNNNNNNNNNNNNNNNNNNNNNNNNNNNNNNNNNNNNNNNNNNNNNNNNNNNNNNNNNNNNNNNNNNNNNNNNNNNNNNNNNNNNNNNNNNNNNNNNNNNNNNNNNNNNNNNNNNNNNNNNNNNNNNNNNNNNNNNNNNNNNNNNNNNNNNNNNNNNNNNNNNNNNNNNNNNNNNNNNNNNNNNNNNNNNNNNNNNNNNNNNNNNNNNNNNNNNNNNNNNNNNNNNNNNNNNNNNNNNNNNNNNNNNNNNNNNNNNNNNNNNNNNNNNNNNNNNNNNNNNNNNNNNNNNNNNNNNNNNNNNNNNNNNNNNNNNNNNNNNNNNNNNNNNNNNNNNNNNNNNNNNNNNNNNNNNNNNNNNNNNNNNNNNNNNNNNNNNNNNNNNNNNNNNNNNNNNNNNNNNNNNNNNNNNNNNNNNNNNNNNNNNNNNNNNNNNNNNNNNNNNNNNNNNNNNNNNNNNNNNNNNNNNNNNNNNNNNNNNNNNNNNNNNNNNNNNNNNNNNNNNNNNNNNNNNNNNNNNNNNNNNNNNNNNNNNNNNNNNNNNNNNNNNNNNNNNNNNNNNNNNNNNNNNNNNNNNNNNNNNNNNNNNNNNNNNNNNNNNNNNNNNNNNNNNNNNNNNNNNNNNNNNNNNNNNNNNNNNNNNNNNNNNNNNNNNNNNNNNNNNNNNNNNNNNNNNNNNNNNNNNNNNNNNNNNNNNNNNNNNNNNNNNNNNNNNNNNNNNNNNNNNNNNNNNNNNNNNNNNNNNNNNNNNNNNNNNNNNNNNNNNNNNNNNNNNNNNNNNNNNNNNNNNNNNNNNNNNNNNNNNNNNNNNNNNNNNNNNNNNNNNNNNNNNNNNNNNNNNNNNNNNNNNNNNNNNNNNNNNNNNNNNNNNNNNNNNNNNNNNNNNNNNNNNNNNNNNNNNNNNNNNNNNNNNNNNNNNNNNNNNNNNNNNNNNNNNNNNNNNNN
This window contains:
- the LOC122546842 gene encoding uncharacterized protein LOC122546842, whose protein sequence is MADVQILKNFNATRVCSQTEQAERATPTGNIADLGADPYGPMRGLLATSLADLGSHGRDGGSRSVAFINPNSYVNIIIGVSTFVSFYGYLLYYKATKNSLHGYGLQGKFICIIVVLVLFGLQSGILETMGALSVIPCFPPFSVDMRSQIIFHYAVIVEMFFISLLARYCFRKVEPGEDSLDGLSKPSSPKSNRTATVCGFPEPDSFSLGVNPAYSSDPEDALYRIEHTPLERFDFRLAKKPAQDSCFISVPLNGQEAATRKPNSSQHKAGLPSAGPGTVNTVQVKAQINQP